In the Malaclemys terrapin pileata isolate rMalTer1 chromosome 3, rMalTer1.hap1, whole genome shotgun sequence genome, cacatccatgaagactctcatgggcctctggctctcggcgactcgcactgcaaatagccctcactccatccatGGGTATCATAGCCACTTCAGGTGCCTGCGGTCgccgggacaatgcatctgcatctacattgcttctccctgatcggtattgaatgctgaactcatagctagccaaggctgccacccatctctgccctgtagcatccaacttagcacttgttaacacataagtcaatgggttgttgtctgtccacacctggaactgagcaccatacaagtagtctcgaaatttctcagtgatggcccatttcaaggccaagaactccagcttgtggatgggatagcgagtttcactgtcagacagtcctcggctggcaaaggctacggGTTTATGTTTGCCTTCCACTTcttggtacagtactgctcccagaccctccaaactggcatcagtatgtaGGATAAACGGTTTGCTTGGGTCGGCAAAGACTAGGACGGGGGCATGAGTTAGGCGACTAATGATTTCCTGAAAAGCCCtctcacatctctcatcccaccttGGCCCAAACGGTTCGAAGGGGCCATaatgtctctgcacaggaggctttggagGCCTCCTCTTATTCTTGGTCCTAGATTTGTTCTTgttggactggtatcccctggtaagatcattcagggGTTTTACAATTGTGgcatagttcttcacaaatctgcggtagtaaCCACTAAatccaagaaaggtcttgagttctctgtagtttcTTGGATGTGGCCAGGTAGTGAGTGCTTCTATTTTGtcaggatcagtactcacaccctcctGGGACACaatgtgacccacatacttcactgaggttcggcagaactggcatttgtcaattgaaagcttcaaaccatacgCCTCCAACCTATcgagcactttaagaagtctttcttcatgctcctccaaggttcttccaaacacaatcaggtcatccaagTAAACCAACACTTGTAGTAAGTTCATGTCTCCCACGACTTTCTCCATGAGACGTTGAAacgtggcaggtgccccagaaatcccttggggcatgcgttcgaACTGGTAGAACCCTAacgggcagatgaaggctgtcttctccttatcttcttctcccagagggatctggtagtatccactctgaagatccaacacagagaaccactggctaccCAGCAAACAGTCCAAGGCATCTTGTACTCGAGGCATGGTGTATTGGTCAACTGTAGTGCGCCTGTTTAgagtgcggtagtcaatacacatccggattttcccactCTTCTTACGAACCACCACAATGGGAGAGGCGTAGGGGCTtcgggactctgtaatgatacCATTCGCGATCAGCTCTTGAAGATGATGGCGTACGTCTTCCATCTCAGAGAgagcaatcctcctagatctctccctgaagggTCGGGGATCTTGTAGCCTGATGTGGTGTTCCACTCCTTTGGCACATCCCACGTCCCACTCATGCAGTGAGAATACCTTGGATCTCTCGCAAAGCTTCTTCCGCAGGCGATCCTTCCACTCCTCAGACAGTGGGGAGtccccaaagtcaaactttgcaggatCCATCACTGGAACTTCAGCTTCACACTGGGGTCTCATGATGGTTTCAGGCTCAAAGATGTCTGCAATCTTCTGCCCTGGTTTTACAAACACGTCACGGCGGGTTTCATTAGCAATCAATATAGCCACCTcttcctgggcttcagcaggtagggttatgactccactgagAACCAGCACTCCTTCTGGGAGCCCTCCCTCGGtcggctgctctaccattgctaatgtttTCTTACTGTCTTTTAGGCAGGTACTCATGACAATCACTTCCTTTTCTGTCATTGCAGGAACCATTAAGGGGACCGGGCCTGCATACCTCAATGCTCCCACTGGCAAATCAGGCATCACTTTTCTTGTGTCCTCAATTTTTCTGTAGGCTGcggcacagtgtgtgtgtatcaccAAGGTGTTCAGATATTGGTCCCCTGCTCGCTGTCTGCAGTAATCTGCGAGTACCTTAAAGAggctggagttggtccctattaGCACGGACACATCAGAGGctcctttagggtcagggcatattaaagCAGCAGTGTCCACCTCCTGTCTTACCCCCGCAATCTcttctgggaattccaggtgtaCTATGACATACCCCTgataggggtattcatccatgctgaggccacacaggccAAGCCCTGTCAGGGGCCGTATAGGCAGATGCCTAAGCATCTGCTGGTAGAAAGACTGGAATATGATAGTCACTTGGGATCCTGTGTCAAGCACTGCTCTACATTCTGTCCCTTCAACCTTTATAGTTACCTCCACTCGGGGTCCGATCAATCCTGGTGGGATTCGGGCTGCATGGTTCTTTCCAGGGGAGCCTCCACACCCTGTAGGCCTAGGCGGCTCCCTTCCCAGGCCCTGGGGCCGTTTCCCGACTTTCCCCAGGTGGTCCTCAGCTTTTGATATACTAGCGTGGGATTCTCTGCATTCTGACACCTTGCAGCAATGTGTCCACCCTGGCCACACCGGTAGCAGAAGAAGGATTGTCTTTTCCCTTGTTGTCTCGTTGGGGCAGAGGTTCTAAATGTAGTCCTCTGAACCATGGTAGTGGAGGGTTCCATGTACCTTGAAGTATTTGCTGAATCGATGGTATTCTCTAATTCAGCCACTTTCTGTGTCAGGACCTGCACTCGTTGGGTAAGTTCCTCTTGAGGATTCACCATCAGTGCCTTGGGCGTTCGGGTGGATGTTGTGCCAGTCGCCGGGTGTGACTGCACCTCCCAAACCTCGccagctgcctgcctctcttctTCCTCTCGGACCTCTTTTATCAGCTGAGAGTAACTCGGTGGATTGTCTTGCCGTTCTCTTAATCGGAGGTGGAGAAGGATTGGGTTCTGATATTGAATTCCTCTCACAATCTGAGCCAACCTAGTCCGGTCCATTTGCCCAACTGCCACTGCTCCCCTCATGATGGCTCTCTGCAATAGTTTCTCCAACCTCTGGATATAGGCAGAAACCTTCTCTCCCTTTTGTTGCCTGGCATTGAGGAACTTGCAATAGACATCATCTGAGCCCTCGGTTCTCCCGAAGGCATGATCAAGGGCCTCTAGGCAGTCCTTCACCTTGACTCCAGGGTTACTGAgtttcagggtgcgaatcacatctaggGCTGGCCCCCTGAGGCACTCTACTAGTCGCCTTCTCTTTTCAGCATCAGGCAccgcccactcctgcagcatttcagtggtgtgtTCCAGCCAGGGTTCAAATGCTTCCTCCCCAGGTATTGGGGTGGGACCCCCAGAAAACAACCTCAGTTTACGATAGGGGCTTGACTCAGGGTGGGGTGGCATAACCTTCTCTAATGCTTGCCCCAAAGCCTTCACCCAGTCATCAGGTGAAGGAGCACTCTCCCGGTGTGGGACTCCTGGGTCAAGGCCCAACAGACCTGGCATATCAGCCAAAGtctttccctctttccccaaaaaggccgacattttctttaaaaactctACATCAGGGGTAGGGACTGGTGAGGGCTGGCTCCCAGTGGTTATTACCGTCCACTCACCATCTTCCACTGCTATCGTGCCTGGAACCTGTAGGGGTTCCACAGCCGATGGCAGCTCGCACAGTACAGCaaaagccccctcctccctcacaaacATGCGCCCATGCATTTTGCACTTACTCAGGTACTCAGTGGATACCCTTAAGATAGGTTCTATTGCACCCTCATCAAACGCCTCCGGCACCCCCGTTACCAAAAGACAGTTCCTAGGGTTAATATTCATCCCCTTGCACCAGTCCTCTAGCAAGTGTAGGGCCATTATACAAACTGTAaaattttttacaaatatatcagatcaaaacaacaacaagaagatTTTTTTAGGTTTTCCCAAGTTAATGAATCACCCAAGatgtgcttgcgaggggtactgacccagggatCCCGGatgagcccccaaaaatgtaacccttctgccaggccaagttgatagcagcaagggccgggttcagtacataggggtcccttcccaacagcgtgacacagaaccagctcgagcccccacccagtgacctgggaaaatcttacacaaacccctaggcgcctcgaagaggcaatatttcccctctcgcaagcacagagcctcggtgtagcagaaaatgtttaataacatgaggtaaacgacatagcattaaattgggaaaacaccacaactagagttcatagaccaaaccatgagcgaagacccaccccagcaaattgggccgtgtcctctcccgttggttcttgaaacccgcgacccaagaatcaccaaagtcccaaaagtccaccgatcccaaagtctcttgggtccagcaacccaagaatcacaaaagtcccaaaagtccgacaaccccccaaagtctctgtccctgatcagtgcagccccagagttcaaaagggggggggtgagcagggtgttaaggggcaccttacgtgatccgaggccaacccggctgcttctccgtggggttccaccgcagccttaccacgaactgctccactccacccgcagtcctactcctgccatcccacgaactgctctggcagctgctccgctccgctccgctccactccactccgctcaccgacctgtgagccgtgccgctccgctccgctccgctcaccgacctgtgagccaggccgctccactccactccactcaccgacctgtgagccgcactgctccgctccgctccagccgtcccttgggctgctcccacaaggctctgctctgctagctgctcctccagccgctccgctcaccgacctgtgagccgcgccgctccgctccgctccgctccgctccactcaccgacctgtgagccaggccgctccgctccactcaccgacctgtgagccgcactgctccgctccgctccagccgtcccttgggctgctcccacaaggctctgctctgctagctgctcctccagccgctccgctcgcccctgctaagctaagttagcttagcaatatagcttcaggctcccccactagttaacacagcctcagtgatctcagctcttaaatagctttagctcttttgtgattttagctcttttgtgatttcagctcgtagtaggggagccccagtgctggtgcactaatGTCCCAGAgtaaattcagttcagcagtctgtaactagactcctaagggaatcaaagttagctctgacattcaacagtggagagaggaggaggtgcaattggtgtttcaggcccacaaaagggacccacaccaccaggtaccaatacctgcccccaacctctctccattcactgggttttgtaacccatgccccttgacaagcaaatgctacttaggtaatggtgaatgactcactcagtccttctgtcatacaccagttccactggccttgattcacagaatcagggtaacaaaactttattcttcctgccccaataacagagaaactggggatcccacaccagccaaagtaaccactttgagttgctgttgtttcctgccaggcgagtgggtgtgcctatgcaaacaagatcagcccctggagttcttttccacactcaccataattcaccaccagatgtcagggtagagctcatcctgactctgcttacatatatgAACACTGacgccttgtctacactggcaagtttctgcgcagtaaagcaggtTTTTGCGCTCAAACTGCAGACATGTCCACATTGCCAAGCCGCTTTGTGCACTGAAACTCCTCAGTAGCAGCGCTGCAAAAAAATCACATGTGCAGAGGATCCAGGGCTCTATTGCCAGTGCAGACACTTGATTGCGTTCTgcgctgtaattggcctccggagctgtcccataatgcctcaagtgactgctctgctcattgttttgaatttGGCTGCCCTAgagacatgcgcccctcccctttcaaagcatcATTTCTGACAGCCATTGTGTGCTGGTGCtgatctgctccgggacacaaagcaaaccatgaATGTGGAATGCtcgtgctgttgaacacagaggcaggtgtctgtctgtatgtgtgagagagagattgctgtgcagagagcccagggcaggaggcaggcagggattttcctacaccccctccctgaatttctcccccctccccccagttttgtgaactagttccatgcagtgttgccaatttagtgattgtttggaaatctgaattgaaattgaaacattaacacacactttaaaagcatataaagtgtatgataaaatacgtgtatctgaaaaagtagaatagatttgaaaagtatgaacatagactagcttccttatacagctgttatTTTTTATGACAATGACAGTGCATTCCTTtcagtgatgttggccaacctaataatttcaaattatgttTCGTAAgtaaagtctaaatgagctctccctgacagctagtgatgggctgggggctgggggaaaggcttcaggaccagattgtatttacattcacacctaatctacctaggtatccagcaaacagagctgtgttgcccgaGTGATAGATTttgcctggggttgggggggtgaggctaatgaaatgtttttattcttattgtatgagtaaattTGTGCTGATTAAGGGCAtcaggagagagggtggggacaggtgttttgcttgatggtctgcctgagtcacaagtactatttgacctgcccctctccactgtttaaagacaatagagatgattaggctccatagatagtcttttgttttgttaaatgaccactacagctgaaatcaccgataatcaggtctaagtgcttagacctgctgtgggacagtgtttctgtggaagagatggccCAGCCTGCACTAGAAGTGAGGTTCCTCCACTGAgacctcagctgaaatcactgagagctgagtggaacctcaagagaccaattcgcagaggtcacagtggcagcagaaggtgaaggCGCAGGGTCATTGGCAACAGAgcgatggagtgaacggtggcacaacgaacaacagtggccagagtgaacagtgagcagctggaggaacgagcaaggtgccttcttgccccccacctgggaggtgaactcatgtgaaaacacctctgaactctgagtctccactgaccaaggacaacatcggtgagtgttaatgaggctgttaagaatgctggagacataACACAGTTCATgagaacaaacatggctgtggcatcatactttctatttaagcaagagataccacacactacaaactggaggctaatgttaagtgcattggcacttgttcatcctgaagttgaacactggttccaaacaagaccatcaaatgctcactatctttctgcaagaaactcaactgactggctaagaGCATGTGGTGAAACAGTGAAAGACtgaacagttgaaaaagtgaagaactctctcaccacattcaaaaaatttgcatacatgacTGATGAatgcaagagtccaaaaagactgaatatcttggaaaatatagaagatacactgggactgaagttcaaattagtccaacctgggaaaaccctctggctttctcatgagcaatccttggctgttgtcttaaaattactccagccgttattactggctttggaaaataTCTACCAAgctgggatggatctaagtagtgaggctggtggattacttttgctactacgttcagagaagaTTATTGCCATTCTccctcttgtaagtctactgttgaaaccacttgggtcattaaacaatgtcatccaggcatctggtgcaacagtagtagatctttgtccagcaatagaagctacatttggaacaagcagagagctatccattgaaaaagtactggaagaagcaaagatttcagtccagaagttgactaatgaaggcatttatattgaatcctgtgaagaggacaagaagtgttcgttaagacaactgaaaaagtacacagacttgattcttaaaaatctacaacagcaacttctaggccttggctacacttaccagctagttcgacggctggaaatcgaagttctgggttcgacttatcgcgtctagtctggacgcgataagtcgaacccggaagtgcttgccatcgactgcggtactccagctcggcgagaggagtaccgcggagtcgacgggggagcctgcctgccgcgtgtggaccaaggtaagttcgaactaaggtacttcgacttcagctacgttattcacgtagctgaagttgcgtaccttagttcgaattagggggggtagtgtagaccaagccctagATTCTACTCATCCTCtacatagcttttacagatccctgtcctataaaacaccgacagttgaatggagtgaggcactaccagcaatggggctgccatgtgctcaggacagactagagaatttgaacacagagtggaatatcatacgccgaatgaatgaagatttgacttcaacttcttttttatcatcactagttgCTTGACAGgatctttgtgctatgtttcctgggatgaaagaagtaggaattcatctcttgctactcccaatcacaacagctacagttgagcattctttttcatcattgaatagaattttgtgttctgaaagaagtcgccttctgcctgatcatgtgaatgaactaatgagcatatcaactgaaggaatggaagtaccggacacacgagaagccaccaaagatgaacgcattgcattcaagaagttcattaacagagttgtgcaaaattataacaagaaaccaagaaggatgtagacgtagtgcttcatagaaggcttgagtagccaactttaatttgtatgatgattttaaaacatgaattaaatctaataaaatggtcatgaaacattttccagtttttactatggtgccatataGCCCACCGtcaccctcacagtctcacccctcatcagcactgacaccccccacaatttcaattcctggggaaaacactggagGCAAGCGCTGATGTCGGGGttgccctctccccctgccttAGGAATGGTTGCTTCCTGCCGCTgtttgaacttacaagacagcatgctgacacactctctgtcccgcaaaacacactgtctctctccccccctccatacacacatgcactccctgtcacacactctcccctcctcccccgacttCCGTTgcaaagcagctggcaatgtagtaggatgcccatggaacaatgggattgggaaacctgcatcatgttacgctgtgcctgccccatgaggcattgcaaaccctccccaaagcaccctgcagccagttgcacagtgggatagctaccttaatgcactgctgtctttgccgttgcaagagccactaatgtggatgcgctccagcatcacaaggagcacagtgtgggcaTGCAACAGAGGTTTAATTCCagcgttttaataaaagtggtagaacttgtggtgcagaaacttgccagtgtagacatacccttagtttgtggcaagctggggtgtaaatatCTCTCTCACTAACCTGCTGTGCACAAAGTGTCCATGTGGACTCAACCCATGTATTTATGGTGCCTAAATATGGCTTTAGGAGCCTGACTTTAggctcatctatctatctatctatctatctatctatctatctatctatctatctatctatctatctttagGTAGTAATGTCAAACTCCACTGATCTTAAAGTCACTGAGGAAATGAAGTAATACCCTGTAAGCAACTGACTCTCCTCTTGTACCCTGAGTTCTTCCCAACACCCACTTTCTTTCAGCAACTCctcaagaagaaagaaaagaaataaaatttgtgGGAGAAAACGGGGGCACAGAGAGACCCTGACAGAGGGGGAAAACAGGTAATGGGGACCACACAGAACCCCTGGTATATGGGAGAGATACTTTAAAGCAGTGACCTACATAACTAAAAAATACCCACTCCTGCTTCACCACCACTCTCCCCCCAGgatctctgccccctgctcctgtcgCCCAAAGGAAACAAGATTCCCATATAACTGTTTCTATAATAAAATGCAAAGCTTCTGGAAATGTGTCACAGCGCCAGCTCACAAGCATTTCTGAGGCTCTAATGCCACTGACTGACAGATTTTGCATCTCAGGATTAGGGACCGTACATGTCACTGCTGCCTCCTGGTGGTTTGGGTGGGAATACAAGGGACAGCAAATTACATGTTAGTACCACCACATACCAGCACAAAGTCCCTCCAATGCAGCATTATGTTAAGTGCTGCAGCTGGAAATGCTGCAATACTAGCAGAGGGTAAGcctcaaaataaataaacaaataaataaataaataaataaaatcagagttCAGGTTTGGacgtcaagtatcagggggtagccgtgttagtctgtatctacaaaaacaacaaggagtctggtggcaccttaaagactaacagatttatttgggcataagcttttgtgggtaaaaacctcacttcttcggatgcatagagtgaaagtaccCAAATACCCAAAATTTCATAGGATCTTTTTGAGCCTGCCCTTCTCCTCATCATTTCACTTTCCATTTCACACCTTCTTCGCTACCTTCTGATTTTGATTgtcggctctttggggcagggactgtctttttgttctgtgtttgtacagtaccgagcacagtggggtcctggtctgtgactggggctcgTAAACACTCTCACAGGACAAAGAATAAATAATGATACTATCTTCTCCCAAACAAACTAGCTCCTTCTTCCCTGACGAAAACCTTCCCTTCCCCTGAACCTCTCCTCAGCCCAAACCAGCCCTCCACCTTCGCCACTTGAGTCTCGCTGCTGCAGCTTTGGGTGATCCTGGAGAGCACAAAGAGATGCTGTGCTGTTATTGGGCAGCCAAGGAACCGCAACAGCTCACCCATCGCATGGGAGCAGTGCCTGCTATTTCTGCAGGCTCCTGTCATTCCAAGCTGGGAGACGCTCAGGGGGCCTATCCTAGGGGAGAGAGCTGTCTGGTATTTCCATGGGGCGATGGAAGCGTGACTCAGGAACTGGGTCACATGCTGCTCACAGCCATTAGAAACGAGGGACCTGGAGGACCATAGAGGAGAAAACAATGTGTTAACAAAAAGGTGCCAGTGACAATAGCTTTGCAGGGAGTTTCCCTGGCCTGGACTCTGCACTCCCGCCACCAACCAGCAGGTGTATCCCCTTGACCAGAGCccccatcagcagcagc is a window encoding:
- the LOC128834297 gene encoding paraneoplastic antigen Ma1 homolog, yielding MHGRMFVREEGAFAVLCELPSAVEPLQVPGTIAVEDGEWTVITTGSQPSPVPTPDVEFLKKMSAFLGKEGKTLADMPGLLGLDPGVPHRESAPSPDDWVKALGQALEKVMPPHPESSPYRKLRLFSGGPTPIPGEEAFEPWLEHTTEMLQEWAVPDAEKRRRLVECLRGPALDVIRTLKLSNPGVKVKDCLEALDHAFGRTEGSDDVYCKFLNARQQKGEKVSAYIQRLEKLLQRAIMRGAVAVGQMDRTRLAQIVRGIQYQNPILLHLRLRERQDNPPSYSQLIKEVREEEERQAAGEVWEVQSHPATGTTSTRTPKALMVNPQEELTQRVQVLTQKVAELENTIDSANTSRYMEPSTTMVQRTTFRTSAPTRQQGKRQSFFCYRCGQGGHIAARCQNAENPTLVYQKLRTTWGKSGNGPRAWEGSRLGLQGVEAPLERTMQPESHQD